The following proteins are encoded in a genomic region of Burkholderia pyrrocinia:
- the nagE gene encoding N-acetylglucosamine-specific PTS transporter subunit IIBC gives MNGNPFLKIQGLGRALMLPIAVLPVAGILLRLGQPDVFNIKMIADAGGAIFDNLPLLFAIGVAVGFAKDNNGVAALAGAIGYLIETAIMKDIDPKLNMGVLSGIIAGVVAGLLYNRYKDIKLPDYLAFFGGKRFVPIITGLVCVILGIVFGYVWQPVQHVIDAAGQWLTTAGAIGAFVFGFLNRLLLVTGLHHIINSLAWFVFGNFTPPAGGDIVHGDLHRFFAGDPTAGTFMAGFFPIMMFGLPAACLAMLHEAPKERRAMVGGLLFSMALTSFLTGVTEPIEFSFMFLAPVLYLIHAVLTGLSLAICQILGVKLGFTFSAGAIDYVLNYGLSTKGWIAIPLGIAYGAAYYGLFRFFIRKFNMATPGREPASADAAAESYASGGFVAPAAGAAAAAPRAQRYIAALGGAGNLTVVDACTTRLRLSVVDPEKVSEPELKSIGARGVLKRGGNSVQVIIGPEADIIADEMRTAIGSGATGAASTVTAAAAQPVTGAAAGPLDPEPARWLAVFGGATNVVSLDAVATTRLRVVVRDPAAVDRDRLGALDVAWVSLDTFHIVCGNAAARYAEQLGARLPPSGGGAAAQPA, from the coding sequence ATGAACGGGAATCCGTTTCTGAAAATACAGGGCCTGGGCCGGGCGCTGATGCTGCCGATCGCGGTATTGCCGGTCGCCGGCATCCTGCTGCGACTCGGCCAGCCGGACGTGTTCAACATCAAGATGATCGCCGACGCCGGCGGTGCGATCTTCGACAACCTGCCGCTGCTGTTCGCGATCGGCGTGGCGGTCGGCTTCGCGAAGGACAACAACGGCGTCGCGGCGCTCGCGGGTGCGATCGGCTACCTGATCGAAACCGCGATCATGAAGGACATCGATCCCAAGCTGAACATGGGCGTGCTGTCCGGGATCATCGCGGGTGTGGTCGCAGGCTTGCTGTACAACCGCTACAAGGACATCAAGCTGCCGGACTACCTCGCGTTCTTCGGCGGCAAACGGTTCGTGCCGATCATCACGGGGCTGGTATGCGTGATACTCGGCATCGTGTTCGGTTACGTCTGGCAGCCGGTCCAGCATGTGATCGATGCGGCCGGCCAGTGGCTGACGACGGCGGGCGCGATCGGTGCGTTCGTGTTCGGCTTCCTGAACCGCCTGCTGCTCGTCACGGGCCTGCACCACATCATCAACTCGCTCGCGTGGTTCGTGTTCGGCAACTTCACGCCGCCCGCCGGCGGCGACATCGTGCACGGCGACCTGCACCGCTTCTTCGCGGGAGACCCGACCGCGGGCACCTTCATGGCCGGCTTCTTCCCGATCATGATGTTCGGCCTGCCGGCCGCGTGTCTCGCGATGCTGCACGAAGCGCCGAAGGAGCGCCGCGCGATGGTCGGCGGCCTGCTGTTCTCGATGGCGCTCACGTCGTTCCTGACCGGCGTGACCGAGCCGATCGAATTCAGCTTCATGTTCCTCGCGCCGGTGCTGTACCTGATCCACGCGGTGCTGACGGGGCTGTCGCTCGCGATCTGCCAGATCCTCGGCGTGAAGCTCGGCTTCACGTTCTCGGCCGGCGCGATCGACTACGTGTTGAACTACGGGCTGTCGACGAAGGGCTGGATCGCGATCCCGCTCGGCATTGCGTACGGCGCCGCGTACTACGGGCTGTTCCGCTTCTTCATCCGAAAGTTCAACATGGCAACGCCGGGCCGCGAGCCGGCATCGGCCGATGCGGCGGCGGAATCGTACGCATCGGGCGGCTTCGTCGCGCCGGCTGCGGGCGCTGCCGCGGCTGCGCCGCGCGCGCAACGCTACATCGCCGCGCTCGGCGGTGCGGGCAACCTGACGGTCGTCGACGCATGCACGACGCGCCTGCGTCTGAGCGTCGTCGATCCGGAAAAGGTATCGGAGCCGGAACTGAAGTCGATCGGCGCGCGCGGCGTGCTCAAGCGCGGCGGCAACAGCGTGCAGGTGATCATCGGGCCCGAGGCCGACATCATTGCCGACGAGATGCGTACCGCCATCGGCAGCGGCGCGACCGGCGCGGCGTCGACGGTGACGGCCGCTGCGGCGCAGCCCGTCACGGGCGCGGCCGCCGGCCCGCTCGATCCGGAGCCGGCCCGCTGGCTCGCGGTGTTCGGCGGGGCGACCAACGTCGTGTCGCTCGACGCGGTCGCGACCACGCGCCTGCGCGTCGTCGTGCGCGATCCGGCGGCGGTCGATCGCGATCGTCTCGGCGCACTCGACGTCGCCTGGGTGTCGCTCGACACGTTCCACATCGTCTGCGGCAACGCGGCGGCACGTTATGCCGAACAGCTCGGCGCGCGCCTGCCGCCGTCGGGCGGCGGGGCGGCCGCGCAGCCGGCTTGA
- the ptsP gene encoding phosphoenolpyruvate--protein phosphotransferase, translating to MRRAEESQLNSPTHDQIVLLAPLTGPIVALADVPDPVFSGGMFGDGIGIDPLAGKLVAPCAGIVSHLARTGHAVTITTPQGAEVLLHIGIDTVELNGQGFAAHVEAGARVEAGDLLIEFDQDAVARSAHSLVSVIAIANSDAFEVVDRASGFATAGKTPLLALRGKGEAAEQAAQAGAAAMNEVRREIVLAQPGGLHARPAARAREAVRGFDATVDVQFDGRKASIASVVGLLGLGAGEGATVELVGRGAHAQQAVDAVEHELLREAHGEVEEKPARLNSPAPQTVARNVGAPIDPNTLAGVCAAPGIAVGTLVRLDDAEIVPPEQASGTPATESRQLDQALKAVDGELDETVRNASARGAVGEAGIFAVHRVLLEDPTLVDAARDLISLGKSAGFAWRATIRTQIDTLSKLDDTLLAERAADLRDIEKRVLRALGHTNGAARALPDEAVLAAEEFTPSDLSSLDRQRVTALVMARGGATSHAAIIARQLGIPALVAVGDALYAIPDGTQVVVDASAGRLEHAPTALDVERARHERQRLDGVRESNRQMAGVAAATADGRAIEVAANIATLDDANTAVDNGADAVGLLRTELMFIHRQVAPTVAEHQQSYQSIVDALQGRTAIIRTLDVGADKEVDYLTLPPEPNPALGLRGIRLAQVRPDLLDDQLQGLLAVKPFGAVRILLPMVTDAGELVRLRKRIDEFARAQGRTEPIEVGVMIEVPSAALLADQLAQHADFLSIGTNDLTQYTLAMDRCQADLAAQSDGLHPAVLRLIDIAVRGAERHGKWVGVCGALGGDPLAVPILVGLGVTELSVDPGSVPGIKARVRRLDYQLCRQRAQDLLALDSAQAVRAASREVWPLD from the coding sequence ATGAGACGCGCCGAGGAGTCCCAGTTGAACAGCCCCACCCACGATCAGATCGTCCTGCTTGCCCCGCTGACGGGGCCGATCGTCGCGCTGGCCGACGTGCCCGATCCGGTGTTCTCCGGCGGGATGTTCGGTGACGGTATCGGCATCGACCCGCTTGCGGGCAAGCTCGTCGCGCCGTGCGCGGGCATCGTGTCGCATCTCGCGCGCACGGGCCACGCGGTGACGATCACGACGCCGCAAGGCGCGGAAGTGCTGCTGCACATCGGCATCGACACCGTCGAGCTGAACGGGCAGGGCTTCGCCGCGCACGTCGAGGCAGGCGCGCGTGTCGAAGCGGGCGATCTGCTGATCGAGTTCGACCAGGACGCGGTCGCGCGCAGCGCGCACTCGCTCGTGTCGGTGATCGCGATCGCGAACTCCGACGCGTTCGAGGTCGTCGACCGCGCGAGCGGTTTCGCGACGGCCGGCAAGACGCCGCTGCTCGCGCTGCGCGGCAAGGGTGAAGCCGCCGAGCAGGCGGCACAGGCCGGCGCGGCAGCGATGAACGAAGTGCGCCGCGAGATCGTGCTGGCGCAGCCGGGCGGCCTGCATGCGCGGCCGGCCGCGCGCGCACGTGAAGCCGTGCGCGGGTTCGACGCGACCGTCGACGTGCAGTTCGACGGCCGCAAGGCGTCGATCGCGAGCGTCGTCGGCCTGCTCGGCCTCGGCGCCGGCGAAGGCGCGACGGTTGAACTGGTCGGCCGCGGCGCGCACGCGCAGCAGGCCGTCGATGCGGTCGAGCACGAACTGCTGCGCGAAGCGCACGGCGAAGTCGAGGAAAAGCCGGCGCGGCTGAATTCGCCCGCGCCGCAGACGGTCGCGCGCAACGTCGGTGCGCCCATCGACCCGAACACGCTTGCAGGCGTGTGCGCGGCGCCCGGCATCGCGGTCGGCACGCTGGTGCGTCTCGACGATGCGGAAATCGTGCCGCCCGAGCAGGCATCCGGCACGCCCGCTACGGAAAGCCGCCAGCTCGATCAGGCGCTGAAGGCCGTCGACGGCGAACTCGACGAAACGGTGCGCAACGCGTCGGCGCGCGGCGCGGTCGGCGAAGCGGGCATCTTCGCGGTGCATCGCGTGCTGCTCGAGGACCCGACGCTGGTCGACGCGGCGCGCGACCTGATCAGCCTCGGCAAGAGCGCGGGCTTCGCATGGCGTGCGACGATCCGCACGCAGATCGACACGCTGTCGAAGCTCGACGACACGCTGCTCGCCGAACGCGCGGCCGACCTGCGCGACATCGAGAAGCGCGTGCTGCGCGCGCTCGGCCACACGAACGGCGCGGCGCGTGCGCTGCCCGACGAGGCCGTGCTCGCGGCCGAGGAATTCACGCCGTCGGACCTGTCGTCGCTCGATCGCCAGCGCGTGACCGCGCTCGTGATGGCGCGCGGCGGCGCGACGTCGCACGCGGCGATCATCGCGCGGCAGCTCGGCATCCCGGCGCTGGTTGCGGTCGGCGATGCGCTGTACGCGATTCCGGACGGCACGCAGGTCGTCGTCGATGCAAGCGCGGGCCGTCTCGAACACGCACCGACCGCGCTCGACGTCGAGCGCGCGCGGCACGAGCGCCAGCGCCTGGACGGCGTGCGCGAGTCGAACCGGCAGATGGCCGGCGTTGCTGCCGCGACGGCCGACGGCCGTGCGATCGAGGTCGCCGCGAACATCGCGACGCTCGACGACGCGAACACCGCGGTCGACAACGGCGCGGACGCGGTCGGCCTGCTGCGCACCGAGCTGATGTTCATCCATCGCCAGGTCGCGCCGACGGTCGCCGAACACCAGCAGAGCTACCAGTCGATCGTCGACGCGCTGCAGGGCCGCACCGCGATCATCCGCACGCTCGACGTCGGCGCCGACAAGGAAGTCGACTACCTGACGCTGCCGCCCGAACCGAACCCGGCGCTCGGCCTGCGCGGCATCCGCCTCGCGCAGGTGCGCCCCGATCTGCTCGACGATCAACTGCAGGGCCTGCTCGCGGTGAAGCCATTCGGCGCGGTGCGCATCCTGCTGCCGATGGTCACCGACGCGGGCGAGCTCGTGCGGCTGAGAAAGCGCATCGACGAATTCGCGCGCGCGCAGGGCCGCACCGAGCCGATCGAGGTCGGCGTGATGATCGAGGTGCCGTCGGCCGCGCTGCTGGCCGACCAGCTCGCGCAACACGCGGATTTCCTGTCGATCGGCACCAACGACCTGACGCAGTACACGCTCGCGATGGATCGCTGCCAGGCCGACCTGGCCGCGCAGTCCGACGGCCTGCATCCGGCCGTGCTGCGCCTGATCGACATCGCGGTGCGCGGCGCGGAAAGGCACGGCAAGTGGGTCGGCGTGTGCGGCGCACTGGGCGGCGATCCGCTCGCGGTGCCGATCCTCGTCGGCCTCGGCGTGACCGAGCTGTCGGTCGACCCGGGATCGGTGCCGGGCATCAAGGCGCGCGTGCGCCGTCTCGATTACCAGTTGTGCCGTCAGCGCGCGCAGGATCTGCTCGCGCTCGATTCGGCACAGGCGGTAAGGGCAGCAAGCCGCGAGGTCTGGCCGCTCGACTGA
- a CDS encoding SIS domain-containing protein codes for MLKEARESAQVVAAQIADTTRVEALAGQLLDHPPAVALTVARGSSDHAASYFASLTMSRLGVPVASLPMSVATLQQAPLKVQDQLAIAFSQSGKSPDLVNTMAALREAGARTVAAVNVLPSPLADACEHQLPLLAGPELSVAATKSYIAMLSLSAQIVAFWQRDAALIAALRGLPDVLAQAGRLDWSQAVAALAGVERMIVIGRGLGLAIAQEAALKLKETSGIQAEAFSSAEVRHGPMELIDRDYPLLVFAPPGPEQAGLLQLVEDMRARGAAVLLAAPAGTPGATLPLAQSAHPALDPIAAILSFYVMAADLAVARGRNPDTPRHLNKVTETH; via the coding sequence ATGCTTAAGGAAGCGCGCGAGTCCGCCCAGGTCGTCGCCGCGCAGATCGCCGACACCACGCGCGTCGAAGCGCTCGCCGGCCAATTGCTCGATCACCCGCCGGCAGTCGCCTTGACGGTTGCGCGCGGCAGCTCGGATCACGCCGCGAGCTATTTCGCGAGCCTGACGATGAGCCGCCTCGGTGTGCCGGTTGCGTCGCTGCCGATGTCGGTCGCGACGCTGCAGCAGGCGCCGCTGAAGGTGCAGGACCAGCTCGCGATCGCGTTCTCCCAGTCGGGCAAGAGCCCCGATCTCGTCAACACGATGGCCGCGCTGCGCGAAGCCGGCGCGCGCACCGTCGCCGCCGTGAACGTGCTGCCGTCGCCGCTCGCCGACGCGTGCGAGCACCAGTTGCCGTTGCTCGCCGGCCCCGAACTGTCGGTCGCCGCGACGAAGAGCTACATCGCGATGCTGTCGCTGTCCGCGCAGATCGTCGCGTTCTGGCAGCGCGACGCGGCACTGATAGCCGCGCTGCGCGGCCTGCCCGATGTGCTCGCGCAGGCCGGCCGGCTCGACTGGTCGCAAGCCGTTGCCGCGCTCGCGGGCGTCGAGCGGATGATCGTCATCGGCCGCGGCCTCGGTCTCGCCATCGCGCAGGAAGCCGCGCTGAAGCTGAAGGAAACCTCCGGCATCCAGGCCGAGGCGTTCTCGAGCGCCGAAGTCCGTCACGGCCCGATGGAGCTGATCGACCGCGACTATCCGCTGCTCGTGTTCGCGCCGCCGGGGCCTGAGCAGGCCGGCCTGCTGCAGCTCGTCGAAGACATGCGCGCACGCGGCGCCGCCGTGCTGCTCGCGGCGCCCGCCGGCACGCCCGGCGCGACGTTGCCGCTCGCGCAGTCCGCCCATCCGGCGCTCGACCCGATCGCCGCCATTCTTTCGTTCTACGTGATGGCGGCGGATCTCGCCGTCGCGCGCGGCCGCAATCCCGACACGCCGCGCCACCTGAACAAAGTCACCGAAACGCACTGA
- the nagA gene encoding N-acetylglucosamine-6-phosphate deacetylase gives MLTGNILTPDGWIHGSLDSENGRITTLDGTPADPAKNDAPYILPGFIDLHVHGGGGADVMEGGDAIETIARTHAQFGTTSLLATTMTAPRDELMKVVGNLGSVARTRTPGGARVLGVHLEGPYINPGKLGAQPDAAVSAVLDEVLKYLSIAPIRVVTLAPEIAGHIEIIGEMAARGVRVQLGHSLATYDDAVAALKHGACGFTHLFNAMSPLHHRNPGLVGAALAHAEYAEIIPDLLHVHPGAIRAALRAIPRLYVVTDSTSATGMPDGEYRLGSQHVTKCLGGVRLADGTLAGSTLTMDQALRNLVSLGLPIADVSNRMSRYAADYLGVADRGRLVRGAWADLAVFDRDLNLTATYVEGESIVEYA, from the coding sequence ATGCTGACTGGAAACATCCTCACCCCCGACGGCTGGATTCACGGTTCGCTCGATAGCGAGAACGGCCGCATCACCACGCTCGACGGTACGCCCGCCGATCCCGCGAAGAACGACGCGCCGTACATCCTGCCCGGCTTCATCGACCTTCACGTGCACGGCGGCGGCGGCGCCGACGTGATGGAAGGCGGCGACGCGATCGAGACGATCGCCCGCACGCACGCGCAATTCGGCACGACGAGCCTGCTCGCGACGACGATGACCGCGCCGCGCGACGAACTGATGAAGGTCGTCGGCAACCTCGGCTCCGTCGCACGCACCCGCACGCCGGGCGGCGCGCGCGTGCTCGGCGTGCACCTCGAAGGGCCGTACATCAACCCCGGCAAGCTCGGCGCGCAGCCCGACGCGGCCGTGTCGGCCGTGCTCGACGAAGTGCTGAAGTACCTGTCGATCGCGCCGATCCGCGTCGTCACGCTCGCGCCGGAAATCGCCGGCCACATCGAGATCATCGGCGAGATGGCCGCGCGCGGCGTGCGCGTGCAGCTCGGCCACTCGCTCGCGACCTACGACGACGCCGTCGCCGCGCTCAAGCACGGCGCGTGCGGCTTCACGCACCTGTTCAACGCGATGTCGCCGCTGCATCACCGCAACCCGGGCCTGGTGGGCGCGGCGCTTGCGCATGCCGAATACGCGGAAATCATTCCCGACCTGCTGCACGTGCATCCGGGCGCGATTCGTGCTGCGCTGCGCGCGATCCCGCGCCTGTACGTCGTGACCGACAGCACGTCCGCAACGGGCATGCCCGACGGCGAATACCGGCTCGGCAGCCAGCACGTGACGAAATGCCTTGGCGGCGTGCGGCTGGCCGACGGCACGCTCGCCGGCAGCACGCTGACGATGGACCAGGCGTTGCGCAACCTCGTGTCGCTCGGCCTGCCGATCGCCGACGTGTCGAACCGGATGTCGCGCTATGCGGCCGACTACCTCGGGGTCGCCGATCGCGGCCGCCTCGTGCGCGGCGCATGGGCCGACCTCGCGGTGTTCGATCGCGACCTGAACCTCACCGCGACCTACGTCGAAGGAGAATCGATTGTCGAATATGCTTAA
- a CDS encoding fimbrial protein, protein MRKKVLSVLLATAGLATIASSAHAADGTITFKGEITGQTCTISGDGGGKDFTVTLPTVSTSSLSTAGTTAGRKPFRIALTNCSPNSGNASVYFEPGTTVNAETGQLKNVTGTASNVEVGLLNKDSSNIKLGAAQAQQNSQVVPISGGSATLDYFAQYVATGGAATAGTVATSVLYSIAYQ, encoded by the coding sequence ATGCGCAAGAAAGTTCTCTCGGTTTTGCTGGCAACTGCTGGTCTGGCAACGATCGCTTCGTCGGCCCACGCAGCGGACGGCACCATCACGTTCAAGGGCGAAATCACCGGCCAGACCTGCACGATCTCCGGTGACGGCGGCGGCAAGGATTTCACCGTGACGCTGCCCACCGTGTCGACGTCGTCGCTCTCGACGGCAGGCACGACCGCCGGCCGCAAGCCGTTCCGTATCGCACTCACGAACTGCTCGCCCAATTCGGGCAATGCTTCGGTGTACTTTGAACCGGGTACGACGGTCAACGCGGAAACCGGTCAGCTGAAGAACGTGACGGGTACCGCATCGAACGTCGAAGTCGGCCTGCTGAACAAGGATAGCTCCAACATCAAGCTCGGCGCGGCCCAGGCGCAGCAGAACTCGCAAGTGGTGCCGATCTCGGGTGGTTCGGCCACGCTCGACTATTTCGCGCAGTACGTCGCTACCGGTGGCGCAGCCACCGCCGGCACGGTCGCTACGTCGGTCCTGTATTCGATCGCGTATCAATAA
- a CDS encoding fimbria/pilus periplasmic chaperone produces MDVRKGWRKGAGTAMLAASLLGPSMADASVVISGTRVVYTEKEREVTVKLTNEGDKPSLVQAWIDAGDVNALPSESNVPFTLTPPLFRLDPKKGQSLRILYTGDPLPQDRESLFWLNVLDVPPQAAEDPDAPNMLQLAFRSRIKLFYRPTALQGDAGEAAEQVRWNFAPKQGGGYVLEANNPTPYHVTFSRIAVKAGASTWANELGGMVDPNATAKFDVGNVPSLPAGPIEVDYTYLSDYGAGVKGKYEPKVAR; encoded by the coding sequence ATGGACGTACGAAAGGGTTGGCGCAAGGGTGCAGGCACCGCCATGCTGGCCGCGTCGTTGCTCGGCCCGAGCATGGCCGACGCGAGCGTCGTGATCAGCGGCACGCGAGTCGTCTATACGGAAAAGGAGCGCGAGGTCACCGTCAAGCTGACCAATGAGGGGGACAAGCCTTCACTCGTTCAGGCGTGGATCGATGCCGGCGACGTGAACGCGCTGCCGAGCGAGTCCAACGTCCCGTTCACGCTAACGCCCCCGTTGTTCCGGCTCGACCCGAAGAAGGGGCAGAGCCTGCGAATCCTCTACACGGGGGATCCGTTGCCGCAAGACAGGGAGTCGCTGTTCTGGCTGAACGTGCTCGACGTCCCGCCACAGGCGGCCGAAGATCCCGACGCGCCGAACATGCTGCAGCTCGCGTTTCGTTCACGCATCAAGCTGTTCTACCGGCCTACCGCGTTGCAAGGCGACGCGGGCGAAGCAGCCGAGCAGGTGCGCTGGAACTTCGCGCCGAAGCAAGGTGGCGGCTACGTGCTGGAAGCGAACAATCCCACCCCCTATCACGTGACGTTCAGCCGGATTGCCGTCAAGGCAGGCGCGTCGACGTGGGCCAACGAGCTGGGCGGCATGGTCGATCCGAATGCCACCGCGAAGTTCGATGTCGGCAACGTGCCATCGCTGCCGGCGGGACCGATCGAGGTCGACTACACATATCTCAGCGATTACGGCGCGGGCGTCAAGGGCAAATACGAACCCAAGGTCGCGCGCTAG
- a CDS encoding fimbria/pilus outer membrane usher protein → MRTSHQYQPPQDAAHPALKLSYVFVLAALGSWAAQGQASGLPGAAEDKLEIAQVRFSDLLMMKPRGQQLDLGRFEKGNPVAPGDYLVDVYTNGAWIGRTNVRFLASEGSTIAKPCFDKSLLGRIGIDDRALSDAARTEWARVQAGDACTDISRLADDASYAFDMSELRLDLSVPQAVLLRNPRGYVSPKLWSESVPSATLRYNANVFRSASSGYTSTQAYVGLAAGVNIGNWHFRHNGSYSTQTGGDSGYQSINTYVQRDLPALRSQLKIGETYTDGSLFDSVGMRGVTLETDDRMLPDSMRGYAPVVRGIAMSNAHVEVSQNGNVLYETNVAPGPFEINDLYPTGYGGNLLVKVTEADGSKHSFTVPYASVVQSLRPGVTRYGVAVGQLRDPSLNGHPNFAQVTVQRGISNLLTGYAGAIVAENYLAGLVGAAFNTPLGALAFDVTQASAKIPGVANTSGQSVRVSYSKFVDATNTNIAVAAYRYSSSGYWGMRDTMYARERSASGTDPNAAYRQRNQIQLTLNQNLGAERGSVFAVGSTASYWNRQGTTTQFQVGYNNSFRLSGVNLSYNLSLSRQRDGFTGQLNNQVFANLSLPLGKRSYAPTLSTNIGYDNRNGSSQQMSLSGSVGESGVLSYGVNADHVSGSMSGGGNLQYRSPYATFSGSASGGSGYSSVSAGMSGALVGHAGGVTLANDLGDTVAIVEAKNAVGARITNGSDVRIDGRGYAVVPYLTPYRMNTIELDPKGIPLDVEMMSTSQQIAPRANSVVKVRFATVSGRAALLTVRQPNGAPVPFGTSVVDNDGKYVGTVGQGGHLFVRGVEDTGTLTAKWGNRSTDVCAFTYQLPTKDAKGAVYARADAVCDYSAPKAVKSLDPAAAAAPANADVEARSIEHKGIASDTRSEASADALKLEGNSNEI, encoded by the coding sequence ATGCGAACGTCTCATCAATATCAACCACCGCAGGACGCGGCGCACCCAGCACTCAAGCTGAGCTACGTGTTCGTTCTCGCGGCGCTCGGCAGCTGGGCAGCGCAAGGCCAGGCGTCGGGTTTGCCGGGCGCGGCCGAGGACAAGCTCGAGATCGCGCAAGTTCGCTTCAGCGATCTGCTGATGATGAAGCCGCGCGGCCAGCAGCTCGATCTCGGTCGTTTCGAGAAAGGCAACCCGGTCGCGCCGGGCGACTATCTGGTCGATGTCTACACGAACGGCGCCTGGATCGGTCGCACGAACGTGCGCTTCCTCGCCAGCGAAGGCAGCACCATCGCAAAACCATGCTTCGACAAATCGCTGCTCGGCCGCATCGGCATCGACGACCGCGCGCTGTCCGACGCTGCCCGCACGGAGTGGGCGCGCGTCCAGGCGGGCGATGCATGCACGGATATCTCCAGGTTGGCCGACGATGCGTCGTACGCATTCGACATGTCCGAGCTGCGTCTCGATCTGAGCGTGCCGCAGGCAGTACTGCTGCGCAATCCGCGCGGCTATGTCAGCCCCAAGTTGTGGAGCGAGAGCGTACCTTCCGCGACGCTCCGATACAACGCGAACGTGTTCCGCAGCGCGTCGTCCGGCTACACCAGTACGCAGGCGTACGTCGGCCTCGCCGCCGGCGTCAACATCGGGAACTGGCATTTCCGGCACAACGGCTCGTACAGCACGCAAACGGGCGGCGACAGCGGCTACCAGAGCATCAACACCTATGTGCAGCGAGATCTGCCGGCGCTGCGCAGCCAGCTGAAAATCGGCGAGACCTATACCGACGGCAGCCTGTTCGACAGCGTCGGCATGCGAGGCGTCACGCTCGAAACTGACGATCGCATGTTGCCGGATTCGATGCGCGGCTATGCACCCGTGGTGCGCGGCATCGCGATGAGCAACGCGCATGTCGAGGTCTCGCAGAACGGCAACGTGCTCTACGAAACCAACGTGGCGCCCGGGCCGTTCGAGATCAACGATCTCTACCCGACGGGCTACGGCGGCAACCTGCTCGTGAAAGTCACCGAAGCGGACGGCAGCAAGCACAGCTTCACCGTGCCATACGCGTCGGTCGTGCAATCGCTGCGCCCCGGCGTGACGCGCTATGGCGTGGCGGTCGGCCAGTTACGCGATCCGTCGCTCAATGGTCATCCGAATTTTGCGCAGGTCACGGTGCAACGCGGCATCAGCAATCTGCTGACCGGGTACGCCGGCGCGATCGTTGCGGAGAACTACCTGGCAGGGCTGGTCGGGGCGGCGTTCAACACCCCGCTCGGCGCGCTGGCGTTCGACGTCACGCAAGCGTCGGCGAAGATCCCCGGGGTGGCCAATACCAGCGGCCAGAGTGTGCGCGTGAGCTACAGCAAGTTCGTGGACGCGACCAATACCAATATCGCGGTGGCGGCCTATCGCTACTCGTCGAGCGGCTACTGGGGCATGCGCGACACGATGTATGCACGCGAACGCTCGGCGTCCGGCACGGACCCGAACGCTGCATACCGCCAGCGCAATCAGATTCAGCTGACCTTGAACCAGAACCTCGGCGCAGAGCGCGGCAGCGTGTTCGCAGTGGGATCGACGGCCAGCTACTGGAACCGCCAGGGCACGACCACCCAGTTCCAGGTCGGCTACAACAACAGCTTCCGGCTGAGTGGCGTCAACCTGAGCTACAACCTGTCGCTATCGCGCCAGCGCGACGGTTTCACCGGGCAGTTGAACAACCAGGTGTTCGCGAACCTGTCGCTGCCGCTCGGCAAGCGCTCGTACGCGCCGACCTTGAGCACGAATATCGGGTACGACAACCGGAACGGCTCGTCCCAGCAGATGTCGCTGAGCGGCTCGGTCGGTGAATCCGGCGTGCTGTCGTACGGCGTGAACGCGGACCATGTATCGGGTTCGATGTCCGGCGGCGGCAACCTGCAGTACCGCAGCCCCTACGCGACGTTCTCCGGCAGCGCGAGCGGCGGCAGCGGGTATTCGAGCGTGTCCGCCGGCATGTCGGGCGCCCTGGTCGGGCACGCGGGCGGTGTGACGCTGGCGAACGATCTCGGCGACACCGTCGCGATCGTCGAAGCGAAGAACGCCGTGGGTGCGCGCATCACGAACGGCTCGGACGTGAGGATCGACGGGCGCGGCTATGCGGTGGTGCCGTACCTGACGCCGTACAGGATGAACACCATCGAACTCGATCCGAAAGGCATTCCGCTCGATGTCGAAATGATGTCGACCAGCCAGCAGATCGCGCCGCGCGCGAACTCGGTCGTGAAGGTTCGTTTCGCGACCGTCAGCGGGCGGGCGGCGTTGTTGACGGTGCGCCAGCCGAACGGAGCACCGGTGCCCTTCGGGACCAGCGTGGTCGACAACGACGGCAAGTATGTCGGGACAGTGGGGCAAGGCGGGCACCTGTTCGTTCGAGGCGTGGAGGACACCGGCACGCTGACGGCGAAATGGGGCAATCGATCCACGGACGTCTGCGCGTTCACCTACCAGTTGCCGACCAAGGATGCGAAGGGCGCGGTTTATGCGCGTGCCGATGCGGTCTGCGATTACAGCGCGCCAAAGGCCGTCAAGTCGCTTGATCCCGCCGCTGCGGCTGCGCCTGCGAATGCCGACGTCGAGGCTCGCTCAATCGAACACAAGGGCATCGCAAGCGACACACGTAGCGAGGCAAGCGCCGATGCTTTGAAGTTGGAGGGAAATTCAAATGAAATTTGA